CCCTAGGCAGACTTCAGAGCGCCTGTGTTGCGCCTGTTCCGCAGAGTGTTGGCAATTTCGTCGTTCAGCACAGAACTGGATGTCTCGCGTCGAGCGCGATATCGCTTGAATGAGGCAGTCTTCTCCGTCGTGTCTGACGGTTTCccgctcgcaggcgtctgcgaaACCAAGTAGATGGCCGCGGACCGTCAAGGCTtctccgcagagggcgccacGGTCCTCCACTCAGCCGGCGCCTCGTAAAACCGCCGGAGGGAGGGAGCTCTCGAGTCTTGTCTCTTTCTCCACGTCTTCTTCtgttcctcttcctccgcgtccacAATGGGGCTGCAAGCCGTATGCGggtttcttcgctctcgcgtgaGTCGCCCCCCTTCCTTCTCAGTAGCTCTGGCTTTCCTGCTGGCTGTGTGCGTCTCGTCGCGGCTTTGCAGGCCTCAGCGCCAGGACGCACTCTCGCCGTGTCtgcaggctcgcgcggccCCGTCTCCTTCCCCATCTACGCGctcgtccgcctcttcttctgtgcTGCCCTCAGCCTTCGAAAGGGGAACCGTCTGGGGGACTTACCGCCCCtccgcgtttttctctctccgcgcgtcgtcgcgcgcccgcggcttcctcaCCGGCCTCGCGtggagcggcgacggcgcggagggcgatggcgcgcggcagccgagaGCCTTCgctgacgaggaggacgacacCGACGACGCGGAACTCTggggggcgagcgcgccgtcCGGTCCCccgactgcggcgcggcgcgaggagatcTTCCACCTGATCAACGAAACCAATTTGCAGGACGTGCGAAagtgcgaggcgcagaaggctgcgccggcggatgCGCGCGCATGCCGGGAAGGCGTTCGCGCGACTTGGCTGGAGCACGATGGCGTGTTTTACGGCAAACAAGAAATCGTTcacctccgccgcgggcgtgcgagcggcgacgccgcaacGGGCGACCTGGAGCGCCTGCGAATCGTCTCCACCTTCGTCAAGCATCCGCAGTTCCCCGATCGAgtcttctccttccgccTTGCCGCCTCCAGGGCGCCAGAAGGCAGCCAGCGGGAAGGAGGCcaggggggcggaggcgagggagacagtcgcggcggcctgtcGCCGGGGTCGCTGTTTGTATACTTCACGtcggaagacgaggacttTGGCGTGGCGCTTCATCCGGCCTcgaagagacgcggcgagaagacgcgcgcgaccggCAGCAACCGAATGTTTGTCCTCGGGCGCGGTgacggcgccgctggcgaccTCCTCGCGGTAGTGGAGACCTTCTGGAGCAAAACGGGGAAGGCCCGTAGCGTCGACTGgacgggcgagggcggctcGGGGACGGGAGCGACCCTACCGGAGGCCCccgcgagggagacagaAGTGTAttacggcggcgcgctgctgcagggcgccgcgactGAGGCTTGGGACTCTGGAAGACACATCGAGAGGCTGCTGGAGAGGCAGGAGTCGGGCGGGGGGAGGACTCGCCAAGGTAGCGggaagagcgccgccgcggggcgtcGCACGCTGCcgaacgaagaagaggcggaggcgaactTCCTCGTGCTGCAGGTCATGGACCGCCAGTCCGCGGAagcgggagacgacgacggagagctGATCGTGGATGTTCATGTCTTCACGCAAGGCATCCTCGGCGCGGCACCCGACGCAGGCAACCACGAGCCGCCCCTGGCATGCAACCATGCCTGcctggcgtcgctctccgctgaCGAGTTGGACGCGAGAATCAGCCCGTTCCTCTTTGGGTCTCCGTCGAAGTCGTCATCGCGACTCCGCGCGCACTTTGACTtcctcgagcgcctccacTCGCGCCTCTTCAGCCTGCAGCTCTCCGAAGCGTTCCCagtcgcgcccgcctccgcctcgacgcctccgctggcgctgcggcgcgcgatgGTCGCGAATCtcctcggctcgcgcggcttcttctcaGGCGCGCTCCCcgtggcggcgcccgcctccgccttctcggcgcgcgcagcagacgagctTGAGGAAGACGAGCTGGAGGCGTCGCGTGCAGACCAGGCGGGCGAAaacggaggcgagaagaggggCGGAGACTCGCGCGAGTGGCGACTCGATGCACTCTCGCTTTTCTCCTTCGTGCCCTGTAGAATGAAGTTCCCCAGGCCCTTTCTCTGGGACGAGGGCATGcacgccctcgtcgccatCGAGTGGTTTCcactcctcgtcgcccagaACCTCGTCTCCTGGATGAGCATCATGGACAGAACGAAAGACATCTCCCCAGGTCAGTCCCGCGCCGCCTAGatctagggtttagggtttgggATTTGCGttctgccgcgcgcgtccgtcTCCTGCGAGCCTGTATGTCgcgacgtcgtcgtcgttgcagggtttagggtttctCAGCGTCGCGCTGGACGCAGCGGGGCTGAGGCGCAGTTTCGCGTGTTGCGTGTTTCGCAggctggctgccgcgcgagctcgcgctgcgtgaGGAAATGACTGTCGGCTTGCCTGAGGTCTTCCGCAGGCAGTACCCGGAGGCGGGGAATCCCCCCACGCTGATTTTTGCAGTCGAGAGACTCATGGAGCTGGCAGCcggccccgcgggcgcccgcggggcctcTGCGCATCCCTTCTTCAACCTCCTCTGGCAAGATCggctgccgtcgcgcggGCAGGTggaggcggtcgccgctgcagtcttcggggcgcgcgcggcggagggagcgacgaaggagacgccggctcgcgcggcaggctcccggcgcctcgcgcctcagctccacgcgctcgcaggcggcacagacgcggcggccgcggccgtgtcgcagctcgctgcgcgcgtcgtcgcccgcatCTATCCGCGCCTCGAGCAGTGGCTAGAGTACTTCGTCCGCGAGCACAcgacgcgcgtcgccgaagccccgaacgccgccgcactcgccctctctgcggccgccgcgccctcggcgcacGCTGGGTCTTCgtttgcggcggcgctggcggcgctgttGGAGCCGACGCGCTACCCGCGGTGGCAGCAGCtcccggcctccgcgcccgcggccgccttcagcagcggcctcgacgacttcccgcggccgctgcaggtCTACAgcaagcagcgcggcgaggcggggctgccgccggcggcgcatcTCGACCTCCACGTCTGGCTCATGAGCCTCGTTCGGGGGACTTacgccgcctgcgctttCCTTGCAGAGGCCcgcgtggcggaggcggcgaccagCGCAGCCGAATGCCAAAAAAGTAGGGAACAcggggagacgcggagccgaAAGCAAGCAGCGAACGAAGTGACGagtgacggcggcggcgatcCGCAGGGAAGCGTGTGTCTAGGCGGGTTTAGGCGGGTACAAATGTGGAACAAAGCTCCGCTTCCGTACTGATTTAGAGGTTGAAGAGGCCGCTCTGCGGGAGGAGCTGCTAGGGCGACGGAAGCACTGAATCTGGGACCCTGGAACAGCCTCAAACCCTAAAGTGCCGGAAGCATACGTGTCTCCTACCCCATGCACACGTGCGTGGCTATTTGGCAGCACGGGAAGATCTCAAAACTGTGGGAGCGGTGTTCACTCCCACTGCATGGGGGGaggcgtatatatatgtatatgcttGTATACAGTTTAGGgttgcatgcatgtatatatatgta
This DNA window, taken from Besnoitia besnoiti strain Bb-Ger1 chromosome III, whole genome shotgun sequence, encodes the following:
- a CDS encoding mannosyl-oligosaccharide glucosidase (encoded by transcript BESB_045900) yields the protein MGLQAVCGFLRSRVSRPPSFSVALAFLLAVCVSSRLCRPQRQDALSPCLQARAAPSPSPSTRSSASSSVLPSAFERGTVWGTYRPSAFFSLRASSRARGFLTGLAWSGDGAEGDGARQPRAFADEEDDTDDAELWGASAPSGPPTAARREEIFHLINETNLQDVRKCEAQKAAPADARACREGVRATWLEHDGVFYGKQEIVHLRRGRASGDAATGDLERLRIVSTFVKHPQFPDRVFSFRLAASRAPEGSQREGGQGGGGEGDSRGGLSPGSLFVYFTSEDEDFGVALHPASKRRGEKTRATGSNRMFVLGRGDGAAGDLLAVVETFWSKTGKARSVDWTGEGGSGTGATLPEAPARETEVYYGGALLQGAATEAWDSGRHIERLLERQESGGGRTRQGSGKSAAAGRRTLPNEEEAEANFLVLQVMDRQSAEAGDDDGELIVDVHVFTQGILGAAPDAGNHEPPLACNHACLASLSADELDARISPFLFGSPSKSSSRLRAHFDFLERLHSRLFSLQLSEAFPVAPASASTPPLALRRAMVANLLGSRGFFSGALPVAAPASAFSARAADELEEDELEASRADQAGENGGEKRGGDSREWRLDALSLFSFVPCRMKFPRPFLWDEGMHALVAIEWFPLLVAQNLVSWMSIMDRTKDISPGWLPRELALREEMTVGLPEVFRRQYPEAGNPPTLIFAVERLMELAAGPAGARGASAHPFFNLLWQDRLPSRGQVEAVAAAVFGARAAEGATKETPARAAGSRRLAPQLHALAGGTDAAAAAVSQLAARVVARIYPRLEQWLEYFVREHTTRVAEAPNAAALALSAAAAPSAHAGSSFAAALAALLEPTRYPRWQQLPASAPAAAFSSGLDDFPRPLQVYSKQRGEAGLPPAAHLDLHVWLMSLVRGTYAACAFLAEARVAEAATSAAECQKTYEPVLASLGVKLLGVDAPLSVSSRLLRSDSSCSSSSSSSSSERCNLKKARPPAESSVYFHPAGLFVDFATQQPLVRTRGDAAGSRLVPVPVWPWREDGRCGADFPISTGRPSLCSPLSAAPCCSPAGFCGAGPAHCDCPACMRTPPLRDQSFWRYEAVGPAPSAYVGVPSLLPLALGLLPRGGALPFFAGAPAAAQAASGARRARGAGDMLLRRLLEVADNEELGFSSPFGLRSLRRGDAMFHQGSDYWRGDVWVHINVLLLRGLKKHYLTPARKESRARAAAVADAEEDGESLEADLQAFYTRTRARLMKAVESEWARTGSFFERYCDTTGRGKGPFPFAGWTTTYLLLLADE